A genomic segment from Mus caroli chromosome 17, CAROLI_EIJ_v1.1, whole genome shotgun sequence encodes:
- the Taf8 gene encoding transcription initiation factor TFIID subunit 8 isoform X3 produces MADTAAGPGGSGTRPGSKQSTNPADNYHLARRRTLQVVVSSLLTEAGFESAEKASVETLTEMLQSYISEIGRSAKSYCEHTARTQPTLSDIVVTLVEMGFNVDTLPAYAKRSQRMVITAPPVTNQPVTPKALTAGQNRPHPPHIPSHFPEFPDPHTYIKTPTYREPVSDYQILREKAASQRRDVERALTRFMAKTGETQSLFKDDVSTFPLIAARPFTIPYLTALLPSELEIQQMEETDSSEQDEQTDTENNALHISTGHPEASA; encoded by the exons ATGGCTGACACGGCAGCCGGGCCTGGTGGCTCCGGAACG AGACCGGGAAGTAAGCAGTCCACTAACCCTGCTGATAACTACCATCTGGCCCGGAGGAGGACCCTGCAAGTGGTTGTGAGCTCCTTGCTGACAGAGGCCGGATTTGAGAGTGCTGAGAAGGCATCTGTGGAGACACTGACAGAGATGCTGCAGAGCT ACATCTCAGAAATCGGGAGAAGTGCTAAGTCATACTGCGAGCACACAGCCAGGACCCAGCCCACACTGTCGGACATCGTGGTCACATTGGTTGAAATGG GCTTCAACGTTGACACTCTACCTGCCTATGCAAAACGGTCTCAGAGGATGGTCATCACTGCAC CTCCAGTGACCAATCAGCCAGTGACCCCGAAGGCCCTCACTGCAGGGCAGAACCGGCCCCACCCGCCACACATCCCCAGCCATTTTCCTGAGTTTCCGGATCCCCACACCTACATCAAAACTCCG ACATACCGTGAGCCAGTGTCTGACTACCAGATCCTTCGGGAAAAGGCCGCATCTCAGAGACGAGACGTGGAGCGAGCACTCACCCGCTTCATGGCCAAGACAGGCGAGACCCAGAGTCTTTTCAAGGATGATGTCAGCACTTTTCCCT TGATCGCTGCCAGACCGTTCACCATCCCCTACCTCACGGCCTTGCTTCCTTCTGAGCTGGAGATACAGCAGATGGAAGAGACCGACTCCTCGGAACAGGACGAGCAAACAGATACAGAGAACAACGCTCTTCATATCAGCACG